A window of Deltaproteobacteria bacterium contains these coding sequences:
- the apaG gene encoding Co2+/Mg2+ efflux protein ApaG yields MGSSKAVTRGVRIEVSTEYDPARSFPEHNRWFYLYTVEISNDGSETVQLVSRHWIITDASGHVEEVKGPGVVGESPVLEEGESFQYTSGCPLTTPYGTMHGTYQMVTADGDRFDAQIAEFLLGEPRSLH; encoded by the coding sequence TTGGGTAGCTCGAAGGCGGTAACGCGAGGGGTCCGGATCGAAGTCTCCACCGAGTACGACCCGGCCCGTTCATTTCCGGAGCACAACCGGTGGTTCTATCTCTACACCGTGGAGATCAGCAACGACGGCTCGGAAACCGTTCAACTCGTGAGCCGCCACTGGATCATCACCGACGCCTCCGGCCACGTGGAGGAGGTGAAGGGACCAGGCGTCGTGGGCGAGAGTCCGGTCCTGGAGGAGGGAGAATCCTTCCAGTACACTTCCGGATGCCCACTCACCACCCCCTACGGCACCATGCACGGCACCTACCAGATGGTCACCGCCGACGGCGACCGCTTCGACGCCCAGATCGCTGAGTTCTTGCTCGGCGAGCCGCGGTCGCTGCATTAG
- a CDS encoding HigA family addiction module antitoxin, translating into MSDNSPDISAFERCVESINAAYTRLGHRLGWRFLAGPRRTFASHAPFALITLNPGGAREDPNHPRASSENSSAYWIESWKGCPPGTAPLQFQFQELFARIVTIVDASESPRAFVENRVLVAHFVPFRSPSLAALHRRCESIAFARRFWAEILAEWIPRTILTIDRVTFKNLHGIISNRAAKVVAHRRFPTGWGRCSAEAFRFRMSECGETVTLARLPHLSRFRLMSNETCRQPVQDFLDYVCAPAHQAAVPHHSHACRQGPRMRSAPRAPREGDASPPRRIDSVSHRRLGPSLRLAGIEGADLYREWETHIEDQRARAAFRLLVDVAASLPHLVLSFRKKGKLKTCCLHDWSERRPRLPYSFIVNRSWIKFYFRFREARAGKDALKRDFNSFEDGNSRGEWTVKLRTEEDVRLLLTHLRGNMKLFDRYVAVDWSASSRRERGENSIWLAVRGMGRRVEYKNPATRQEAMKYIETLLRTATAEGRRLLCGFDFPFGFPAGTAQALTGRAGWEAVWCRVAKLIEDDPRNRNNRFKVAAKLNAHFDGDGPFYGNGLQEDIPGLPRNKPRWGANLPPTCRYAESKVKSAQEVWKLLGNGSVGGQALTGIAALEHLRHCTGARVWPFETLGEGRSHVLAEIYPSLIEPDPGPEVKDRRQVGAVAIALQTLDEDGELGRYLDVPSEMPATVRQEEGLILGMQNPAGFQRAARERAVHPGEHLAEELKEVGMSMAALARLLQVPTNRITEILNGRRAVTGDTALRLGHFFGISAEFWLNLQKLYELRVAEEEAGEEIQALPTLKDRH; encoded by the coding sequence GTGAGCGACAACAGCCCCGACATTTCGGCTTTCGAACGCTGCGTCGAATCCATCAATGCCGCGTACACACGGCTCGGCCACCGGCTAGGCTGGCGGTTTCTGGCAGGACCTCGGCGCACGTTCGCCTCCCATGCCCCGTTCGCCTTGATCACGCTGAATCCCGGCGGGGCGCGCGAAGATCCCAACCACCCACGGGCAAGTTCCGAGAATAGCAGCGCGTACTGGATCGAGTCCTGGAAGGGTTGTCCACCTGGAACCGCGCCGCTTCAGTTTCAGTTCCAGGAACTCTTTGCCAGAATCGTCACCATTGTCGACGCGAGCGAATCCCCGCGTGCCTTCGTCGAGAACCGCGTGCTGGTCGCGCATTTCGTGCCGTTCCGGTCGCCCAGTCTTGCCGCGCTGCATCGTCGCTGCGAATCCATCGCGTTCGCGCGCCGGTTCTGGGCCGAAATCCTCGCCGAGTGGATCCCGCGGACGATCCTGACCATCGACCGCGTCACGTTCAAGAACCTGCACGGGATCATCTCTAACCGCGCAGCGAAGGTCGTTGCCCACCGGCGATTCCCGACTGGATGGGGACGCTGCAGCGCCGAAGCCTTCCGTTTCCGAATGTCAGAGTGCGGAGAAACCGTCACGCTGGCGCGGTTGCCTCACCTGTCCAGATTTCGCTTGATGTCGAACGAAACCTGCCGGCAGCCAGTCCAGGACTTCCTCGACTACGTATGTGCTCCCGCTCACCAGGCCGCGGTGCCGCACCACTCCCACGCTTGCCGTCAAGGCCCACGTATGCGAAGCGCACCGCGGGCTCCACGTGAGGGGGATGCGAGCCCGCCTCGTCGAATCGATTCGGTTTCACACCGTCGGCTTGGCCCGTCGCTGCGCCTCGCCGGTATCGAGGGCGCGGACCTGTACCGGGAATGGGAGACGCATATCGAGGATCAGCGAGCACGCGCCGCTTTTCGCCTCTTGGTGGACGTCGCGGCCTCGTTGCCGCACTTGGTCCTGAGCTTCAGGAAGAAGGGGAAGCTCAAGACGTGCTGCCTTCATGACTGGTCAGAACGGCGCCCCAGGCTGCCGTATTCGTTCATCGTTAACAGGAGTTGGATCAAGTTCTACTTTCGTTTCCGTGAGGCGCGCGCCGGCAAGGATGCGCTGAAGCGGGATTTCAACAGCTTTGAAGACGGCAACAGCAGGGGTGAATGGACCGTCAAGCTGCGGACCGAGGAAGACGTGCGGCTCCTGCTCACGCACCTAAGGGGGAACATGAAGCTCTTCGACAGATACGTAGCCGTCGATTGGTCGGCCAGCAGCAGACGTGAGCGGGGCGAGAACAGCATCTGGCTCGCCGTCCGAGGCATGGGCAGAAGGGTGGAGTACAAGAACCCCGCTACTCGCCAAGAGGCGATGAAGTACATCGAAACGCTGCTGAGGACCGCGACAGCGGAGGGGCGCCGGTTGCTCTGCGGGTTCGACTTTCCGTTCGGATTTCCCGCCGGTACGGCCCAAGCGCTTACCGGCCGCGCCGGCTGGGAGGCGGTTTGGTGTCGAGTTGCCAAGTTGATCGAGGATGATCCACGTAACAGGAACAACCGCTTCAAGGTGGCGGCGAAGCTGAATGCACACTTCGACGGGGACGGGCCATTCTATGGCAACGGTCTGCAAGAGGACATTCCCGGCCTTCCGAGAAACAAGCCACGCTGGGGAGCGAATCTCCCCCCAACCTGCCGCTATGCCGAGTCGAAGGTCAAGTCTGCGCAAGAGGTCTGGAAACTCCTCGGCAACGGATCGGTCGGTGGGCAGGCGCTAACCGGAATCGCGGCGCTTGAACACTTGCGGCACTGTACCGGGGCGCGGGTCTGGCCGTTCGAGACGCTTGGCGAAGGTCGTTCCCACGTGCTGGCGGAGATATATCCATCGTTGATCGAACCCGATCCCGGGCCCGAAGTGAAGGACCGACGACAGGTCGGCGCAGTGGCCATCGCCCTCCAAACGCTCGACGAGGACGGTGAGCTTGGGCGTTACCTTGACGTTCCAAGTGAGATGCCGGCCACCGTGCGCCAAGAAGAGGGTCTGATCCTCGGGATGCAGAATCCCGCGGGATTCCAACGAGCGGCACGCGAACGCGCAGTTCATCCGGGCGAGCATCTGGCTGAAGAGTTGAAGGAGGTCGGCATGAGCATGGCTGCGCTTGCGCGATTGCTTCAGGTGCCCACCAACCGCATTACCGAGATACTCAACGGGCGGCGCGCGGTTACGGGCGATACGGCCCTCCGGCTGGGGCATTTCTTCGGCATCAGCGCGGAGTTCTGGTTGAACTTGCAGAAGCTGTACGAATTGCGGGTGGCAGAGGAGGAAGCAGGCGAGGAAATTCAGGCGCTGCCGACGCTCAAGGACCGTCACTAG